From Proteiniborus sp. MB09-C3, the proteins below share one genomic window:
- a CDS encoding HD domain-containing protein — MIYKKIVEFNVDERIEGYYLIKEIEIKTTSNGNNYLDIKLCDSTGDINAKLWDCKEEDILSYTKDSIVKIRGDVSQWQGKKQVRVSLMRPATDADNIRLEDYVQTAPYEPEYMYKQLMYYINKIENQDISKIVIEIVEEYKEKLLFYPAAKQNHHAIRSGLLYHIMRMLMTAERLVEIYSHINKDLLYAGIILHDIAKIDEMSANELGIVSDYTVEGQLLGHIIQGIKIIDNVAVRLGVNRETSILLQHMLLSHHYEPEFGSPKRPMIPEGELLHYIDIIDARMYDMEKALSSIETNEFTDKIWILDNRRLYKSALYNSDVKVDENIADKDMKKICVLDKDEIFDPKILSKINE; from the coding sequence ATGATTTATAAAAAAATTGTAGAGTTTAATGTTGACGAACGAATAGAGGGATATTATTTAATAAAAGAAATTGAAATTAAAACTACATCTAATGGCAACAATTATTTAGATATTAAATTATGTGATAGCACTGGAGATATAAACGCAAAGCTATGGGATTGTAAAGAGGAAGATATATTAAGCTATACTAAGGATTCTATAGTAAAAATAAGAGGCGATGTCAGTCAGTGGCAGGGCAAAAAACAAGTACGAGTATCACTTATGAGACCAGCCACAGATGCAGATAATATTAGATTAGAGGATTATGTACAAACTGCTCCTTATGAGCCAGAATACATGTACAAACAGTTAATGTATTACATAAATAAAATAGAGAATCAGGATATTTCAAAAATAGTTATTGAAATTGTAGAAGAGTATAAAGAAAAGTTGTTGTTTTATCCAGCAGCAAAACAAAACCATCATGCCATTCGATCAGGACTTCTTTATCACATTATGAGAATGCTCATGACGGCAGAAAGACTTGTGGAAATATATTCTCACATCAACAAGGATCTTCTCTATGCAGGTATCATATTACATGACATAGCAAAAATAGATGAAATGAGTGCAAATGAATTAGGAATAGTCTCTGATTATACCGTTGAAGGACAACTATTAGGGCATATTATACAAGGAATAAAGATAATTGATAATGTAGCTGTTAGGCTAGGTGTTAATAGAGAGACTTCAATCCTCTTACAGCATATGCTTCTTTCCCATCATTATGAACCAGAGTTTGGAAGTCCTAAAAGGCCTATGATTCCTGAAGGAGAACTTTTGCATTATATTGACATAATAGATGCAAGAATGTATGATATGGAGAAAGCATTGTCTAGTATTGAAACAAATGAGTTTACTGACAAGATATGGATTCTAGATAATCGAAGACTTTATAAATCTGCTTTATACAATTCTGATGTAAAAGTTGACGAAAATATTGCAGATAAAGATATGAAAAAAATATGTGTATTAGATAAAGATGAGATTTTTGATCCCAAGATCTTATCTAAAATTAATGAATAA
- a CDS encoding zinc ribbon domain-containing protein codes for MFFIGIFGIETKEKIIKELPNFYCKNCNKEEAGQLIKKYNYFHFFFLPIIKWNEIYYILCNNCNTIYETAKEKGKRIELGEDENVTYWDLQEIKKYKGIRICKSCNNEVDDEFLYCPYCGEKLE; via the coding sequence ATGTTCTTTATTGGAATATTTGGTATAGAAACAAAGGAAAAGATAATAAAAGAATTACCAAATTTCTATTGTAAAAATTGTAATAAAGAAGAAGCTGGACAACTAATAAAAAAATATAATTACTTTCATTTCTTCTTTTTACCTATTATTAAATGGAATGAAATCTACTATATACTTTGTAATAATTGCAATACGATCTATGAAACAGCAAAAGAGAAAGGTAAAAGAATAGAGCTAGGTGAAGATGAAAATGTGACATATTGGGATTTGCAAGAAATAAAGAAATACAAAGGTATAAGAATCTGTAAGTCATGCAACAATGAAGTTGATGATGAATTCTTATATTGTCCATATTGTGGAGAAAAGCTAGAATGA
- the uppS gene encoding polyprenyl diphosphate synthase — protein sequence MRIPNHIGVIPDGNRRWAVSKGMTKEKGYVEGLDPGLALFKLCKEAGVKELTYYGFTTDNTKRPSVQREAFTEACINAVEMLSKEDASLLVVGNTESPMFPKELIPYTTRKTFGNGDIRINFLVNYGWEWDLNQLKISNDSRKNIIQHIKSNDVSRVDLIIRWGGRRRLSGFLPVQSIYADFYVVDEYWPDFKTEHFFQALNWYNEQDITLGG from the coding sequence ATGAGAATTCCAAACCATATTGGTGTTATACCAGACGGCAATAGGAGATGGGCAGTATCAAAAGGAATGACAAAAGAGAAAGGCTATGTAGAGGGGTTGGATCCTGGGCTAGCCCTTTTTAAATTATGTAAAGAGGCAGGCGTTAAAGAACTTACCTATTATGGATTTACCACTGACAATACTAAGAGACCTTCTGTACAGAGAGAAGCTTTTACAGAGGCTTGTATTAATGCGGTTGAGATGCTATCAAAAGAGGATGCCTCTTTACTAGTAGTAGGAAATACAGAATCGCCTATGTTTCCTAAAGAATTGATTCCATATACGACTAGAAAGACCTTTGGAAATGGCGACATTAGAATAAATTTTTTAGTGAATTATGGATGGGAGTGGGATCTAAACCAACTGAAAATATCAAATGATAGTAGAAAAAATATTATTCAACACATAAAATCCAATGATGTATCAAGAGTAGATTTAATAATTCGTTGGGGAGGCAGAAGAAGATTAAGCGGATTTCTTCCAGTTCAATCAATTTATGCAGATTTTTATGTAGTAGATGAATATTGGCCTGATTTCAAAACGGAGCATTTTTTTCAAGCCTTAAATTGGTATAACGAACAAGATATTACTCTAGGAGGTTAA
- a CDS encoding aminotransferase class I/II-fold pyridoxal phosphate-dependent enzyme, producing the protein MKAIDQNSTPLFDAVKKYIKDDVIPFHVPGHKHGRGIPELTDYVGEQMLKMDVNGMEDLDFFNNPMGVILEAEKLFAEAFGAKEAFFLVNGTTSGIQTMIMSACMPDDEIILPRNAHKSAISGVILSGAVPVYVEPEVNKELGIANGVSIEKMKEAIELHPNAKAVFLINPTYYGFTSDVRTIAELAHRHNMSVLVDEAHGAHMYFHEDLPLTAMEQGADMCAMSMHKTGGSLTQSSVLLIGENSKISSEKVKKVLDIIFTSSASYLLMCSLDIARKHMATKGRELLQKTLDLARWSRNEINKIEGIYGFGKELVGSLGCFDFDETKLAINVRKLGYTGYEIEKKLRKEYNIQIELADINNILAIVSIGDRVEDLELLVNSLRDIACKCCIREYNGINSIPSYSKTIISPREAYYLEKELLPLSKSAGRIAGEMVMAYPPGIPVICMGELITKEIIEYINILKKEECELQGTADPLVNYIQVLI; encoded by the coding sequence TTGAAAGCCATAGATCAGAATTCGACACCTCTATTTGATGCAGTAAAAAAATACATAAAGGATGATGTTATTCCCTTCCATGTTCCAGGACATAAGCATGGCAGAGGTATACCTGAATTAACAGATTATGTAGGAGAACAGATGTTAAAAATGGATGTAAATGGCATGGAAGATTTAGATTTCTTTAATAATCCTATGGGAGTAATATTAGAAGCAGAAAAGTTATTTGCAGAGGCATTTGGAGCTAAAGAAGCATTTTTTTTAGTAAATGGCACTACATCAGGCATACAAACAATGATCATGAGTGCCTGTATGCCTGACGATGAAATAATCCTGCCTAGAAATGCTCATAAATCTGCAATAAGTGGGGTTATACTAAGTGGTGCTGTACCTGTTTATGTGGAGCCTGAAGTAAACAAAGAATTGGGAATTGCTAATGGTGTTAGTATAGAGAAAATGAAGGAAGCTATAGAGCTTCATCCTAATGCTAAGGCGGTTTTTTTGATTAACCCAACTTATTATGGCTTTACATCTGATGTAAGGACTATAGCTGAATTAGCACATAGACATAATATGTCGGTTTTAGTAGACGAGGCACATGGAGCACACATGTATTTTCATGAGGACTTACCTTTAACAGCAATGGAACAGGGTGCTGATATGTGTGCCATGAGTATGCACAAAACAGGCGGCTCCTTGACACAGAGCTCAGTACTTTTAATTGGTGAAAATAGCAAAATATCTTCTGAAAAAGTTAAGAAGGTCTTAGATATAATTTTTACATCAAGTGCTTCATATTTGCTAATGTGTTCATTAGATATTGCTAGAAAACATATGGCAACAAAAGGTAGGGAACTGTTGCAAAAAACTTTGGACTTAGCAAGATGGTCACGTAATGAAATAAACAAAATTGAAGGAATATATGGCTTTGGAAAAGAGCTAGTTGGCAGTCTAGGCTGCTTTGATTTTGATGAAACCAAATTAGCTATTAATGTTAGAAAACTTGGGTATACAGGATATGAGATAGAAAAGAAATTAAGAAAGGAATATAATATACAGATAGAATTAGCCGATATTAATAATATACTTGCTATAGTAAGTATAGGAGATAGAGTAGAGGACTTAGAGCTATTAGTAAACAGTTTAAGGGATATAGCTTGCAAATGTTGTATAAGAGAGTATAATGGAATAAATTCAATACCTAGTTACTCAAAGACTATAATATCTCCTAGGGAAGCCTATTATTTAGAAAAAGAACTACTTCCCCTTTCAAAATCAGCTGGTAGGATAGCAGGTGAGATGGTTATGGCCTATCCCCCTGGAATACCTGTAATTTGCATGGGAGAATTAATTACGAAAGAAATAATAGAATACATAAATATATTAAAGAAAGAAGAATGCGAGCTACAAGGCACTGCTGACCCTTTAGTTAATTACATTCAGGTTTTAATTTGA
- a CDS encoding MFS transporter — translation MTVSRTSLDKMMKNRSFIIFLIAQGITDIAEAFNFIAITSLIIQITGSGKYASFAVLCTPISSFILSPFAGGIGDRYNVKYLVIIISLMRGITTVLFVLSYKTITIYVFMLILASFEVLYNPSRKTLILGLLGYEHIMIGNSVLLGISGFVFIIGPVAAGLIIDIFELRVIFFTTSILYFLSTILLFFIKSQPYKNNKKIDVRSNIYKDIRNGYEYFKSQTAIKELIYISTLMSLLVASMNTAFYPFAFDFLKITSKEWGIIMSVFYGTNMFAMIISIYFNKAIRKMDLLFSYFAIAIVSVVWLSYSLSNKLITVIVLQFIEGLFISLATIVLSTKLQVITRRDYTSRIIAINDIINNVGKLTSIVITYFILSFKPPQSIFLLNFAIIFSYGIYKLLFSN, via the coding sequence TTGACAGTATCCCGTACATCATTAGATAAAATGATGAAAAACAGATCCTTCATCATTTTTTTAATAGCCCAAGGAATTACAGATATAGCTGAAGCCTTTAATTTCATTGCAATAACCTCATTAATTATTCAGATAACAGGCTCTGGGAAATATGCAAGCTTTGCTGTGCTGTGTACTCCTATTTCAAGCTTTATTTTATCTCCATTTGCAGGAGGAATAGGAGATAGATATAATGTTAAATACCTAGTTATAATTATTAGTTTAATGAGAGGAATAACAACAGTATTATTTGTACTGAGCTATAAAACTATAACCATTTATGTATTTATGCTGATTTTAGCTTCATTTGAAGTTCTATACAACCCCTCAAGGAAAACACTAATACTAGGTCTATTAGGTTATGAGCATATTATGATTGGGAACTCAGTATTGTTGGGGATTTCAGGCTTTGTGTTTATTATAGGACCTGTGGCAGCAGGATTAATAATAGATATTTTTGAATTAAGAGTAATTTTTTTTACCACCAGCATTTTATACTTTCTATCTACAATTCTTTTGTTTTTTATTAAAAGCCAGCCTTACAAAAATAATAAAAAAATTGATGTAAGGTCTAATATCTATAAAGACATTAGAAATGGTTACGAGTATTTTAAATCTCAAACTGCCATTAAAGAGCTAATATATATTAGTACTTTAATGAGCTTATTAGTAGCCTCAATGAATACTGCTTTTTATCCCTTTGCTTTTGACTTCTTAAAAATCACTAGCAAGGAATGGGGAATTATAATGTCTGTTTTTTATGGAACAAATATGTTTGCCATGATAATATCAATATATTTTAACAAGGCAATAAGAAAAATGGATTTATTATTTTCTTACTTTGCAATAGCAATAGTTTCTGTAGTATGGCTTTCCTATAGTTTATCGAATAAATTGATTACCGTAATAGTTCTTCAATTCATAGAGGGATTATTTATATCTCTTGCAACTATTGTTCTAAGCACAAAGCTTCAAGTAATAACTAGGAGAGATTATACATCAAGGATAATTGCTATAAATGATATCATTAATAATGTGGGTAAATTAACTTCAATTGTTATTACGTATTTTATTTTAAGCTTCAAGCCTCCTCAGTCTATATTTCTTTTAAATTTTGCCATTATATTTTCCTATGGAATATATAAGCTTTTATTTAGTAACTAA
- a CDS encoding VanW family protein produces the protein MKIKSYAIFLAVVLTTLLLLTSCDADGIEDYIVEGDIKTKFYYQDQDSDSEKNLETVNVDMPDVSGVVSNLPWVNNESFLKAQEENEANILMAAYCAVLKDPLPGEEYNVHLAANSIAGTVLSPNQIFSQNNTIGPYVESKGYQVGPTYIGSKLTTTVGGGVCKISSTLYNVSILSNLEIVERHNHSMPVPYVPYGQDATVSYGAKDFRFKNNTEFPILIWAEGIGNRLYVALYGREKPPQIEWNHKILSVTEAPKYYRKNPDLKEGEEKILIEGMAGASVESWIVITNPDGTTKTKHLGTSHYKPMPHIIESNK, from the coding sequence ATGAAAATAAAATCGTACGCAATTTTTTTAGCTGTTGTTCTAACTACACTACTTTTATTGACATCATGTGATGCTGATGGAATAGAAGATTATATTGTTGAAGGGGATATTAAAACCAAGTTTTATTACCAAGACCAAGACTCAGATTCAGAGAAAAATCTAGAAACAGTAAATGTTGATATGCCTGATGTATCAGGTGTAGTTAGCAACCTACCATGGGTGAATAATGAAAGCTTTTTAAAAGCCCAAGAGGAAAATGAAGCAAATATTTTAATGGCTGCATATTGCGCTGTACTAAAGGATCCATTGCCTGGTGAAGAATATAATGTGCATTTAGCTGCAAATTCTATTGCTGGAACAGTTCTTTCCCCAAATCAAATATTCTCGCAAAATAATACAATAGGACCGTATGTAGAATCAAAAGGATACCAAGTAGGACCCACCTATATTGGATCTAAGCTGACGACAACAGTTGGAGGCGGAGTATGTAAAATTTCTTCTACCCTGTATAATGTATCAATACTTAGTAATCTAGAGATAGTAGAGAGACATAATCACTCTATGCCTGTTCCTTATGTACCCTATGGACAGGATGCAACGGTGTCATATGGAGCAAAGGATTTTCGGTTTAAGAATAACACCGAGTTCCCGATACTTATTTGGGCCGAAGGAATAGGTAATAGATTATATGTAGCATTATATGGTAGAGAAAAGCCTCCTCAAATAGAATGGAATCACAAAATACTGAGTGTAACAGAGGCTCCTAAATATTACAGAAAAAACCCTGATTTAAAGGAAGGAGAAGAAAAAATTCTCATTGAGGGAATGGCAGGGGCTTCAGTAGAATCCTGGATTGTCATTACCAATCCTGATGGCACTACGAAGACTAAGCATTTAGGAACTAGTCATTATAAGCCAATGCCTCACATAATAGAATCAAACAAGTAA
- a CDS encoding EamA family transporter, translated as MVFWIAIFAMVCWGIAPIFAKIGLDNLDPLPGLIIRTFISSFLVLGFIGFRGLVGYDKILDQIVDVPIKTWFLIAIEALLATLVGDLAYYAAIKKGNVSVVTVIMSSSPLVTMLVSTVFLGEELTISKIMGAMLVIAGIMFIM; from the coding sequence ATGGTATTTTGGATAGCAATATTTGCAATGGTATGCTGGGGAATAGCACCAATTTTTGCAAAAATAGGACTAGATAATCTTGATCCTTTGCCTGGACTTATCATAAGAACATTCATATCTTCATTTCTTGTATTAGGATTTATAGGATTTAGAGGATTAGTCGGTTACGATAAAATTTTAGATCAAATTGTTGATGTTCCAATTAAGACATGGTTTTTAATTGCTATTGAAGCTCTTCTTGCAACTCTGGTTGGAGACCTTGCTTACTATGCTGCGATCAAAAAAGGAAATGTATCTGTAGTTACAGTCATAATGTCTAGCTCTCCTCTAGTTACCATGTTAGTATCCACTGTTTTTTTAGGTGAAGAATTAACCATTTCAAAAATAATGGGTGCAATGCTAGTAATAGCAGGGATAATGTTTATTATGTAG